The following are encoded together in the Macrobrachium rosenbergii isolate ZJJX-2024 chromosome 21, ASM4041242v1, whole genome shotgun sequence genome:
- the LOC136850121 gene encoding uncharacterized protein isoform X2 has protein sequence MVVTSRMLAAHTNGYPIDAKARFWSNYYRSLKEAATPTPSSSYSPSSLSSLLASKTTTSHPSSAGNCVALTLAGLPPVEYYWDCRYHQRTTSPPRLRDVTLPWWHLVPELRPDDLPKEYIPARSKHDLTLRPSFLSPVKKKYIWTTHPQRKNYYL, from the exons ATGGTGGTCACATCCCGTATGCTCGCTGCCCACACCAACGGCTACCCCATTGACGCCAAGGCGAGGTTCTGGTCCAACTACTACAGGTCACTGAAAG AAGCAGCCACTcctactccctcctcctcctattctccATCATCACTATCCTCCCTCCTCGCCTCCAAAACCACCACCTCCCACCCATCCTCCGCCGGGAACTGTGTGGCTTTGACACTTGCAGGCCTCCCTCCCGTCGAATACTACTGGGACTGCAGATATCACCAAAGAACAACATCCCCCCCGCGTCTCCGAGATGTTACCTTACCGTGGTGGCATCTCGTGCCCGAGCTCAGGCCCGATGACCTACCCAAAGAGTACATACCCGCTCGTTCTAAACACGATCTCACCCTCCGTCCGTCCTTCTTGTCACCTGTGAAGAAGAAGTACATCTGGACCACACACCCACAGCGGAAGAACT atTACCTCTAG
- the LOC136850121 gene encoding uncharacterized protein isoform X1, whose amino-acid sequence MVVTSRMLAAHTNGYPIDAKARFWSNYYRSLKEAATPTPSSSYSPSSLSSLLASKTTTSHPSSAGNCVALTLAGLPPVEYYWDCRYHQRTTSPPRLRDVTLPWWHLVPELRPDDLPKEYIPARSKHDLTLRPSFLSPVKKKYIWTTHPQRKNSWFLVPGS is encoded by the exons ATGGTGGTCACATCCCGTATGCTCGCTGCCCACACCAACGGCTACCCCATTGACGCCAAGGCGAGGTTCTGGTCCAACTACTACAGGTCACTGAAAG AAGCAGCCACTcctactccctcctcctcctattctccATCATCACTATCCTCCCTCCTCGCCTCCAAAACCACCACCTCCCACCCATCCTCCGCCGGGAACTGTGTGGCTTTGACACTTGCAGGCCTCCCTCCCGTCGAATACTACTGGGACTGCAGATATCACCAAAGAACAACATCCCCCCCGCGTCTCCGAGATGTTACCTTACCGTGGTGGCATCTCGTGCCCGAGCTCAGGCCCGATGACCTACCCAAAGAGTACATACCCGCTCGTTCTAAACACGATCTCACCCTCCGTCCGTCCTTCTTGTCACCTGTGAAGAAGAAGTACATCTGGACCACACACCCACAGCGGAAGAACT cttggttcctggttcctggttcctaa